A stretch of the Oenococcus sp. UCMA 16435 genome encodes the following:
- a CDS encoding alpha-L-arabinofuranosidase gives MKINIDDQNTYGKINPNLHGQFIEFLGNCIDEGIWVGRDSKIPNIDGMRKGTIDALKKLAPPVVRWPGGCYADTYHWQDGIGPQKDRPVSFNENFGTYQKDRHSFGTDEFMEFCELIGSQPWFNINMLSGSVQEMKDWMEYCNRDEKTSLSDQRKDNGHADPYAVKYWGIGNEVWGGGGSMTPEMYADKYREYASAMPTFQKSIFDKNPIYKIASGPDGNKSIERVEWTKDFLKAFSRYRQPGINAMDLHFYNWNIEHESDTPTDFGEDDWYRVINGTQELDQIINQQADLIKEGLQNIPQPESSLDHRLDRIDLVVGEWGNWHRTAFTAKPALKQEVTMRDAISTALMLDILQKNSDKVSMACVAQTINVLNSLILTEGDQTILTPNYDVFMMYKAHRGNSALRIQTNQDQKNVYTFASKKDGEIILDVINANLNDQVKLTVELNKEIKNVTKDFLKSNHPTDFNSSDKPDQIRMQQTEVKDFSKGEIALELSPASVNVFHIKTVN, from the coding sequence ATGAAGATAAATATTGATGATCAAAATACTTATGGAAAAATTAATCCTAATTTGCATGGTCAGTTTATCGAATTTTTAGGGAATTGCATTGATGAAGGAATCTGGGTAGGCAGAGATTCAAAAATTCCAAACATCGATGGAATGCGAAAAGGAACCATTGATGCTTTAAAGAAACTTGCTCCGCCGGTAGTTCGCTGGCCTGGTGGATGTTATGCCGACACCTATCATTGGCAGGATGGGATTGGTCCACAAAAAGATCGTCCTGTTTCCTTTAATGAAAATTTTGGAACTTATCAAAAGGATCGACATTCGTTTGGAACAGATGAATTTATGGAATTCTGTGAATTAATCGGTTCACAGCCTTGGTTCAATATAAATATGCTCAGCGGCAGTGTTCAAGAAATGAAGGACTGGATGGAGTATTGCAATCGCGATGAAAAAACTTCATTATCGGATCAACGAAAAGACAATGGACATGCTGACCCATATGCCGTTAAATATTGGGGAATTGGTAATGAAGTTTGGGGCGGCGGCGGATCAATGACGCCGGAAATGTATGCCGATAAATATCGGGAATATGCATCGGCAATGCCGACTTTCCAAAAAAGCATTTTTGATAAGAACCCAATCTATAAAATTGCAAGCGGTCCTGATGGCAATAAGTCGATAGAACGTGTGGAGTGGACAAAAGATTTCTTGAAAGCTTTTTCTCGTTATCGACAACCGGGTATTAATGCTATGGATCTGCACTTTTACAACTGGAACATTGAACACGAGTCCGATACTCCGACAGATTTTGGCGAAGATGATTGGTACCGGGTTATTAATGGGACTCAGGAATTAGATCAGATTATCAACCAACAAGCCGATTTGATCAAAGAAGGTTTGCAAAATATACCTCAGCCTGAATCGTCGCTGGATCATAGACTTGACCGAATCGATTTGGTGGTCGGGGAATGGGGCAATTGGCATAGAACTGCCTTTACCGCCAAACCGGCATTAAAACAAGAGGTCACGATGCGAGATGCAATTTCAACGGCTCTTATGCTGGACATTTTGCAAAAAAATTCCGATAAAGTATCAATGGCTTGTGTTGCTCAAACAATTAACGTTTTAAACTCGCTGATATTGACTGAAGGCGATCAGACAATTTTGACGCCGAACTATGATGTTTTCATGATGTATAAGGCGCATAGAGGCAATTCTGCTTTGAGAATTCAGACTAATCAGGACCAAAAAAACGTTTATACTTTTGCCTCAAAAAAAGATGGAGAAATTATTCTTGATGTTATTAACGCTAATTTAAATGATCAGGTCAAGCTAACAGTCGAATTAAATAAAGAAATCAAAAACGTTACTAAAGATTTTCTGAAATCGAATCATCCCACAGATTTTAATTCGTCCGATAAACCTGATCAAATTAGAATGCAGCAAACGGAAGTTAAAGATTTTAGTAAAGGAGAAATAGCTTTAGAGTTATCGCCGGCTTCAGTAAATGTTTTTCACAT
- a CDS encoding helix-turn-helix domain-containing protein: MKTTLDAILNHLIRVLRVPIRLFQQDRLIQYWGHPPHSDKIINDHELINQILLNSSKKFPYLKYLSQQKILAVISGKNVKYVIGPVTINDSSEKAQAAIKIDNPGYSTEFLFEELNLLQNAIHGSDLQNSDIFIDNHLSKSKIQNNDTQIARYSSDNQENEFVHNPYDQEVRELRSVTEGNLSALNESIHESYEGRFATLGPTKLRSLKNLAIVDLALLARAAIKGGIDYEQSFTINDQYIRSVEQASNVQDVTALSLQAKIQYTELVHKIHYPIEKTKTNLIIKRCKKYIQTHLHNKIHLDKLARYCNVSEPYLSKLFHSTQQTTINEYIQKEKIEASKRDLIYTDSPINTIALNFGYASTSHYGSMFKRINGMTPLKYRNTFGKV; this comes from the coding sequence TTGAAAACTACATTGGATGCCATTTTGAATCATCTTATAAGAGTGCTTCGGGTCCCAATTCGTCTATTTCAGCAGGACCGTTTAATTCAATACTGGGGCCACCCTCCACATTCAGATAAAATAATCAATGATCATGAATTAATCAATCAAATACTGCTTAATTCAAGCAAAAAATTTCCATATTTAAAATATTTATCCCAGCAAAAAATTCTTGCAGTAATTTCCGGCAAAAACGTTAAATATGTCATTGGCCCGGTGACTATCAATGATTCCTCTGAAAAAGCACAGGCAGCTATTAAAATCGACAATCCCGGCTATTCGACAGAATTTTTATTCGAAGAACTAAATTTACTTCAAAACGCAATTCATGGAAGCGACCTTCAAAATTCGGATATCTTTATCGATAATCACTTGAGCAAGAGCAAAATTCAAAATAACGATACTCAAATAGCCCGGTATTCCAGCGATAACCAAGAAAACGAGTTTGTTCATAACCCTTACGACCAAGAAGTGAGAGAACTTCGCAGCGTAACCGAGGGTAATTTATCAGCATTGAATGAAAGCATTCACGAATCATATGAAGGCAGGTTTGCTACACTTGGACCAACAAAATTGCGTTCTCTGAAAAATCTGGCAATTGTAGATCTGGCATTACTGGCACGGGCAGCGATTAAAGGAGGAATTGATTACGAACAATCATTTACAATAAATGATCAATACATTCGATCAGTCGAACAAGCCAGCAATGTTCAAGACGTTACCGCTTTAAGTTTGCAAGCGAAAATTCAATATACCGAGTTGGTTCATAAAATTCATTATCCAATTGAAAAAACAAAAACTAATCTAATCATTAAACGCTGTAAAAAATATATTCAGACTCATCTGCATAATAAAATCCACCTCGATAAACTGGCTAGATATTGCAATGTTAGCGAACCATATTTATCTAAGCTATTTCACAGTACTCAACAAACAACCATAAACGAATACATTCAAAAAGAAAAAATCGAAGCAAGTAAACGCGATTTAATTTATACAGACTCACCAATTAACACGATTGCTCTTAATTTTGGCTACGCCTCGACCAGCCATTACGGAAGCATGTTCAAAAGAATTAACGGCATGACACCGCTTAAATATCGCAACACATTCGGTAAAGTTTGA